Proteins from a genomic interval of Pyrenophora tritici-repentis strain M4 chromosome Unknown M4_contig_00030, whole genome shotgun sequence:
- a CDS encoding ComEC, membrane metal-binding protein yields MVFGFSTKDSLYLLLFRFQLYLCVHPTATTTPVFTAASTNIATAAPTLPILAIHSVLAALAIPAAPAVLAAPALANYAPTISALTALTPAAFTLNAPTPTVTALIAATLNALALTAIALATLAILATTTVPAVANLASIAILTATTLPAPIIFAACNTLVAAAFKAPTLATPAILTAPAPTALTSTSCSCYSYSYRSYSSAFRNPPYYCFCSRHFLYLYYPRPSCCSRFPRCSRCLYCSLLPLPPTPPPPAVTAVSAAATAPLVAALTTLATFAFLAALNIFAINPTASVLAAPDTLTISTVLTLSLVLVTCTALNILITTPTTPAPVAASAPAILAAYNILTSTSYLLQLIYTSGYCYCYCYSPTFAILATLTVLTILAVLTILAVLIILAASAVLTILAVLVVLAASAVLTILAVLVVLAASAVLTILAVLVVLAASAVLSTLTALTILAVPALIPLPFALSCAALVALTVLAIIAITLITLIALSSRLHILLLLLLLLFSLSELLSPSSRPRFSSLLKLLLLLSLPAIKLPSLSSPSSPSSPSSPSSLPSLSPLSPLLQLLLSLPTLPALTALAALVTFSALVFVVALIALAVAAAFATL; encoded by the exons atggtttttggcttttctacaaaagatagcttgtatct tctgctctttcgtttccaactatatctgtgtgtccatcctacggctactactacacctgtgtttactgccgcttctacaaatatcgccactgcggcccctacgcttcctattcttgctatccactccgtccttgctgctctcgccattccagctgctcctgctgtcctcgctgctcctgctctcgctaattacgctcctactatttccgcccttactgctcttactcctgcagcttttactcttaatgcgcctactcctacggttactgctcttattgctgctactcttaatgctctagctctcactgctattgctctcgctactctcgctattcttgctactactactgtccctgctgtcgccaacctcgcttctatcgctatccttactgcgaccactctccctgctcctattattttcgctgcttgtaacaccctcgttgctgccgcctttaaagctcctacccttgctactcctgctattcttactgctcctgctcctacggctcttacttctacgtcctgctcttgctactcttactcctaccgctcttactcctccgcattccgcaatcctccctattactgcttctgctctcgccacttcctctatctctactatccccgtccttcttgctgctctcgctttccccgctgttcccgctgtctctactgctctcttctgcccttacctcctacgcctcctccacctgcggtaactgcggtttcggcggccgctaccgctcctcttgtcgctgctcttactaccctcgctactttcgctttccttgctgctcttaatatcttcgctatcaatcctacggcttctgttctcgctgctcctgatactcttactatctctactgtccttactttgtcccttgtccttgtaacttgcactgctcttaatattcttattactactcctactacccctgcacctgttgccgcttctgcccctgctatccttgctgcttataatatccttacttctacctcttacctcttacagcttatatacacctccggctactgctattgctactgctactctcctactttcgctatcctcgctactcttactgtccttactatcctcgctgttcttactatcctcgctgtcctcattatcctcgctgcttccgctgtccttacaatcctcgctgtcctcgttgtcctcgctgcttccgctgtccttacaatcctcgctgtcctcgttgtcctcgctgcttccgctgtccttacaatcctcgctgtcctcgttgtcctcgctgcttccgctgtcctttctacccttactgcccttactatcctcgctgttcccgct ttaattcccttgccgttcgccctttcttgcgctgcccttgttgctcttactgtcctcgcaatcatcgcaatcaCCTTAATTACCTTAATTGCTCTCTCCTCGCGGCTACACAtcctgctcttactgctcttgctactcttctcgctatcggagctactctcgccgtcgtcacgacctcgcttttcctccctgctcaagctgctattactgctttcgctacctgccatcaagttgccctcgctgtcctcgccatcctcgccatcctcgccatcctcgccgtcgtcgctgccctcgctatcgccactatcgccactgttgcagctattgctctcgctaccaacgctgcctgctcttactgctctcgccgctctcgttaccttctctgccctcgtctttgtcgttgctctcattgctctcgctgttgccgctgctttcgctaccctctaa
- a CDS encoding Atrophin-1 multi-domain protein: MAQFRGMVHGLASESRRLLTEELMFSSKAAPVPAVPWESIRDNPTDERPGWNFLKDHRTNMPVNGERWLFERVGESASIRSRFMKPGTQSGVDRQAIERYMDRVVEFREKLAVLMHITGGQPARGPELLSVRHSNTVQGGHRNIFIEDGMVVFVTRYHKGYKVSGDVKIIHRYLPREVGELVVWYMWLVLPFQQRLEAPSGRKWTTDRLREALKRESRIAMGQEWTFAGYREMAIGISRRFLRGSTAFQADEGEENKEWAEEQAGDSIADEQAGHTSHVAGLVYARGIMEQSGAVADRRQQFRASSTDWHRFLGFQAGLDDQRRSSKRKRAPFESEADEARVDRWQRLRKMDARAQLKRMMGEEAKFRGCRRQRSKPSQQARVP; encoded by the exons ATGGCGCAGTTCCGCGGCATGGTACATGGGCTGGCTAGCGAGAGCCGGCGATTATTAACAGAGGAGTTAATGTTTAGCAGCAAGGCAGCGCCGGTGCCGGCAGTGCCATGGGAGAGCATACGTGACAACCCAACCGACGAGCGGCCAGGATGGAACTTTTTGAAGGATCATCGCACAAACATGCCCGTCAACGGCGAGAGGTGGTTATTTGAGCGGGTAGGCGAGAGCGCCAGCATCCGGagtcggttcatgaagcccgggacgcagtcaggggtagaccgacaggcaatagagcgatacatggaccgggtggtagaatttcgcgagaagctggcggtgttaatgcatataacgggtgggcagccagcgcgagggccagagctactgagcgtacggcatagcaacacagtgcaaggggggcatcgcaatatattcatcgaggacggcatggtggtgtttgtgacacggtaccacaagggatacaaagtcagcggcgacgtcaagattatccatcgatatttgccgcgcgaggtgggcgagctggtagtgtggtatatgtggctggtgttgccgttccagcagcggctcgaggc acccagcggccgcaagtggacgaccgatcggctgcgggaggcgttgaagcgcgagagccggatcgcgatgggccaggagtggacgtttgccgggtaccgggagatggcgattggcatcagccggcggtttttgcgtggatcgacagcgttccaggcagatgagggcgaggagaataaggagtgggctgaggagcaggcaggagattcgattgccgacgagcaggcgggccatacgtcgcacgtggcgggactggtatacgcgcgagggatcatggagcagtcaggggccgtggcggataggcggcagcagttccgggcatcgagcacggattggcatagatttttgggcttccaggcaggcttggacgaccagagaagaagcagcaagcggaagagagcgccgtttgagagcgaggcagacgaggcaagggtggatcggtggcagcggctgaggaagatggacgcgagagcgcagctgaagcgcatgatgggcgaggaggccaagttccgggggtgcaggaggcagcgatcaaagccatcacagcaggcgagagtcccgtag